The following is a genomic window from Calliphora vicina chromosome 5, idCalVici1.1, whole genome shotgun sequence.
gcgatgaaaaatggatccattacgataaaccgaagtgtaagagatcgtacttGAAGCCGGAAAACCaaacgaatcgacaccaaagcaaaTATACATGGCCCTAAGTTAATGCTATGTAATTGGTGGTAGcaaaatcgacaccaaagcatATATACATGGCCCTAAGTTAATGCTATGtaattggtgggagcaaaagggtcttatctattatgagctgctgaaatctggcaatTTTTTCGTTAGAAGCGGCCACACATtaaaccttaatattccatcatgacaacgctcggtcacatgttgcagtacctgttaaaaatggtttagaatgaagtggttgagaagttttgcctcacccgccttatagtccagaccttgccccctccgaatactatttgtttcgatcgatgcagaacgcttgctctgggatacgcttcacttttgaAAAGagcatccgatattggcttgattcgttcttggccttaaaagatgagcagttcttttggcttggaatccatatgttgccagaaagatggaagaaggtcatagctaacaatggccaatacaagTGCATACCCCACTGTATAAACAGGAACTGCGAGTCGCGTTGGTGAAATTCTTATTTACAATGCTTGAggaatcaaaaacaaaaattctggCATAATTACAACAGAACTAGAACCGACAGTAATCTAATTTACAAGCTTttcttttgtaataaaataaatatgaagtaTCTAAAGCAATCAACTATCTAAGACCTTCCAGATTGGAGtctacaatttcaaaatgtattaacttttcttgttgttgtagcagcagtgattgctgagttgactGCCCTtagccgagtgaactcgggacattccggtgcgtagaaccggctgttgTGGGAATCTTGTAAACTTGATTGATTGAAAACAATCACCAGATCCATATTGATTTTtacagaaaacatttttaattttaaatattgttgatCTACCAAAAACTTCTACATCTCCCGGAAGTTtatcgataaatatttgtcGACTTAACCAAACCAGTTTATCAGAAATAACTGTAATTTTCTATATACTGATGACTACAAATCCAATAATTCAAGAACAGTTTTTAATCAAAATGGTGTTCTCATCAAAACGGGATATATACTAGACAACCACTGCTCCAACTTTACAGCGGAAGCTCTTGCAGTTTTCATCGCCTTAGATCATTCTTAACCAAACTCTCACATCAGTAGATTTGCTTCGTATTCTTCACTGGCAACACTTGTAAAATAACTCATTTCGGTTTCACATGTACAAGAAACTCACACATAGACGGTGCCCGCGGGCGTACTGCTGGATACCAATGCCTTAGATTATGCAATTTAAAATACTTCTTATGACTCTCCGTTACTCTGCTTTTACACAGAGCAAGTTTTCTTGCCGCAAGtcagagtttataggagagagaggcaagaagaaagatgAGGGGTACACACTTCCATGTACTGGCAagtttgacatacaaaattgaacacagacttgctgtgtgtaaacagacgagcaagtttataagggaatcgaagagacttgcttcaagtaaacttgctgtgtgtaaataCAGACTTAGCTAACCAaatcaattttctttatatctcaaccatttatttgttttgaaccGATTTAAgagattcttttttttaaaacatataaaatatcgatttacaCCATTTCAAATAACAAAAGCTCTTTATTTTCTCTTCCCCATTTTTAGGACCACGTTGGGCTTCATGGAATTTAGGCGTTTTCCTATGCATACGCTGTGCCGGCATTCATCGTAATCTCGGCGTACACATATCACGTGTAAAATCGGTAAATTTAGATACATGGACACCGGAACAGGTCATATCCCTGCAACAGATGGGCAATTCAAGAGCACGAGCTGTATACGAGGCTCAGTTGCCCGATGGTTTTCGACGTCCACAGACCGATACCGCTCTGGAATCCTTCATACGTGCCAAATATGAGCATAAGAAATACCTGGCTCGTGAATGGGTGCCACCATCGCCACCCAAAGTCGATTGGGCTAAGGAAATCGATGAGGAGCTGGAAAGGCAGAAGCGTAAAAAGAAAGCTGCTCAGGCAAATACAGCTCTGGGTATTGGTGTAATAACGGGCAGCGCCGATAAGAAATCATCAGCGTCCAAGTCGTCACCCCTACCAGCGCCATTGCCCAAACCGAAACCGGGTCAGAGCGGCAGTAGTCCTAAAATTCAACGTATTTCCATTAGTTCTACGGGCGCTGATAGCAATCATAGCAATGATCTGTTGGGCTTAGCCTCGCCAACGAAACCAGTACAGACATCGATGGCTGGGCAGCAGTCATCGAATATTAGTGACTTACAAAATGATACGTTTAGCTGTTTTTTGAGTGCTACTCCGGCTGTGAATGATACTCAACAAATGACCAATAATGCAAACGCCTCGCAGAATTCATTGGCCAAAGAGGAAGAAGACTTTTTCAATCAGGGCTCATTGGTTAGTTCGGGCGACAAAGACAAATCAGGGAAACTAACAAAGGATAGTATACTGGCATTATATGGACAGGCTCCGCCCAATCCCACGCCGGCCATGAATTTcctacaacaacagcagcagcaggtCAATCCTCAGACTGCAATGTTTGGTGCCACAGGAGCATTTACCGGCATGGCTCCCGGTGGTTTCATGGGTGCTGGTGGGCCAGCGGCCAATCAGCATCAGCAATTTATGACACCACCCAATTCAGCCAGCATGTATAATGCCCCCGTAATGACCGCCCCGGCCGCCTTTACCGCTCCCGGTATGTCGGCCATGCATATGGGTGGTGGTGGCGCCGCTGCTAACGCGGGTTTTGCCGCCCAATTTCCTATGCAAACTGGTTTTCCACAAACTCAAACAATGGGTGGCATTATGGCGACCGGTCAACCTGCTGGTGCAAATCTCATGCATTCGCATAATCAAAGTCTCATGACTAGTTTAGCTGCAAACCATGCTCCGCTAATGTTTCCCGGCATGGCGCCCACTATGCAAACCCAAACGACCTTTAATCATCATCAGGGTTTGATAGGTGGTTTTCCTATGGGCGCCATGGGTACAAACAGTGCTCAGGCTAATAATGCGGCAACCACAAGTTTACAGCAACAGTTTGGTAATCTTAATATCGGCAATGTATGGCaataaatttatagatttttaaacaattctactTATTACGTTTCCAAAATACTTAAGAACTTGCCGTTAAAACGAAAACTATGACTATCTTGAAAGAAATCCTCTACTCCTcccctaaaaaattaaaaaagaaacaacaaaaatgttcgCCCCCACCCTGGGAAGGTTGAGTTGTAGTTGAagaatgttttgtttttcttacatTCTTGCACTCGGAagtattatttaacaatttatttgctatatataaattatcaattatattaaatggttttaataaagttttcagGGCTCCCACACTCTACACCTCCTCCTTTCTCATTCTTCTCTTTTAATAATGTAGTACGAAacaattgtttatattattattcTCTTTACAATATAAAGGAATATTTATGcatgttatatttaattttgctttcttaaaaacgaaaacgaagaaaaaaacaatGTCTCTAACCCCCTACCCCTCTCCAAactctttttaaacaaaacttaagAAACTTAATACATAATCTTGTAAaggtttaattaattaaattaaagataaacacataatacaaaattaagtaaatttttagcttATACAAAGGAAATAAGAAAAGAGCGTTCTTCTATCTATcactctttaaaaaaaattattattaaaaaaaaaatacaaaaatcttgaaataatttcttaatgaaatggtaaaaaaaaaataatttgttttgattttttaaacaagattatattaataattataaaaaaatgtataagaaaaattaatatattagttataaaataaaaatattaaaaaatatacaaaaagatGTATTGCATTCCAGTGTTTTATCACTTATCTAGATAGGGAATTAAGAAACAGATTAAATATTAGAGTTTACGTTAAAAATTTGAAGAGAAGGGAAGGTTTGTGAGTCTCCAGAAGGGTTGATATATGAACTATGTATTTGGTATAATTGGAAACAAGAAGTGAAAAATCGGGTATTTTGTGGGCCGATATTCTCGTT
Proteins encoded in this region:
- the LOC135959653 gene encoding stromal membrane-associated protein 2; the encoded protein is MSSSTTTRKETERTKLIQEKCQTLLTQMLRDEDNKYCVDCDAKGPRWASWNLGVFLCIRCAGIHRNLGVHISRVKSVNLDTWTPEQVISLQQMGNSRARAVYEAQLPDGFRRPQTDTALESFIRAKYEHKKYLAREWVPPSPPKVDWAKEIDEELERQKRKKKAAQANTALGIGVITGSADKKSSASKSSPLPAPLPKPKPGQSGSSPKIQRISISSTGADSNHSNDLLGLASPTKPVQTSMAGQQSSNISDLQNDTFSCFLSATPAVNDTQQMTNNANASQNSLAKEEEDFFNQGSLVSSGDKDKSGKLTKDSILALYGQAPPNPTPAMNFLQQQQQQVNPQTAMFGATGAFTGMAPGGFMGAGGPAANQHQQFMTPPNSASMYNAPVMTAPAAFTAPGMSAMHMGGGGAAANAGFAAQFPMQTGFPQTQTMGGIMATGQPAGANLMHSHNQSLMTSLAANHAPLMFPGMAPTMQTQTTFNHHQGLIGGFPMGAMGTNSAQANNAATTSLQQQFGNLNIGNVWQ